One segment of Brassica napus cultivar Da-Ae chromosome C3, Da-Ae, whole genome shotgun sequence DNA contains the following:
- the LOC106441072 gene encoding adenylate kinase 1, chloroplastic: MARVLRVARSSSLFGLGSRFYSTPAEVSHGGGASRVLAKDRNVQWVFLGCPGVGKGTYASRLSTLLGVPHIATGDLVREELASSGPLSRQLSEIVNQGKLVSDEIIVNLLSERLEAGEAKGESGFILDGFPRTMRQAEILGDVTDIDLVVNLKLPEEVLVDKCLGRRTCNQCGKGFNVAHINLKGENGKPTISMDPLLPPPRCMSKLITRADDTEEVVKARLRIYNETSQPLEEYYRSKGKLMEFDLPGGIPESWPRLLEALRLDDYEEKQSAAA, encoded by the exons ATGGCAAGAGTACTGCGCGTGGCGAGATCCTCCTCCCTCTTTGGCCTCGGAAGCCGATTCTACTCCACCCCAGCAGAAGTTAGCCACGGCGGAGGAGCTAGCAGGGTTCTTGCCAAGGATAGGAACGTGCAGTGGGTGTTCCTAGGGTGTCCCGGCGTCGGCAAAGGCACGTACGCTAGCAGACTGTCGACCCTTCTCGGTGTTCCTCACATCGCCACCGGAGATCTTGTACGCGAGGAGCTAGCTTCCTCCGGTCCTCTCTCCCGACAG CTATCAGAGATTGTAAACCAAGGAAAGCTTGTGTCTGATGAGATCATAGTAAACTTATTATCAGAGAGACTTGAGGCTGGTGAAGCCAAAGGTGAATCTGGTTTCATTCTCGATGGCTTTCCTCGAACCATGAGACAAGCT GAAATACTTGGAGACGTAACCGACATCGATCTAGTGGTGAATTTGAAGCTGCCTGAGGAAGTTTTGGTTGACAAGTGCCTTGGGAGGAGAACTTGTAATCAATGTGGCAAAGGTTTCAATGTAGCTCACATCAACTTAAAGGGTGAGAATGGGAAACCTACAATCAGCATGGATCCGCTTCTCCCTCCGCCTCGGTGTATGTCAAAGCTCATCACTCGAGCTGACGATACTGAAGAGGTTGTGAAAGCAAGGCTTCGTATTTACAATGAAACC AGCCAGCCTCTTGAAGAATACTACCGTAGCAAAGGGAAGCTGATGGAGTTTGACTTACCTGGAGGCATCCCTGAGTCATGGCCAAGGCTATTAGAAGCCTTAAGGCTTGATGATTACGAGGAGAAACAATCTGCCGCGGCATAG